The stretch of DNA GGTCAACGAATCCTTCACTGCGGGATCCTGCGGTGTCACTCATGATTCGCCTGGTTTCTTTTGAGCGTCTGTGCCTTGAGGTTTTGGAGGGCCCTGCGCTGGAGCTGCTTGATGGCGCCGGTGCTTTTGCCCATGATGGCGGCCACCTGTTCGATGGACAGGTCCGCCACGATGCGGAGGGCCAGGACTTCCTGGTGTTCGCCGGCCAGCCCGTCGAGCATGGCGGCCGCCCCTCCTGTGAGTTCCACCGCGTGCTCCTCCGCGGACGGAGAAGTCCGGGCGTCGTCATGGGGATCGTAGGGCGTCAGCTGCGGCCTGCGCTCCAGCCGGCGGTAGTGGTCCACCATGCGGGCG from Pseudarthrobacter chlorophenolicus A6 encodes:
- a CDS encoding RNA polymerase sigma factor; amino-acid sequence: MEEPLVLDTLAQAETEEFENTAGADPAVLFAAAYRSFAGPVQGYLKARGVDDPEGVTQDVFLAFYPRIESLTGGLQGAKSLIFSIAHARMVDHYRRLERRPQLTPYDPHDDARTSPSAEEHAVELTGGAAAMLDGLAGEHQEVLALRIVADLSIEQVAAIMGKSTGAIKQLQRRALQNLKAQTLKRNQANHE